In one Rutidosis leptorrhynchoides isolate AG116_Rl617_1_P2 chromosome 8, CSIRO_AGI_Rlap_v1, whole genome shotgun sequence genomic region, the following are encoded:
- the LOC139864667 gene encoding uncharacterized protein, with protein MGFVNIWEKLGGMAHKIDSRLYHGYLRSCPPSSGAGRFIGPRSGNRIAKPVRIRVGSWNVGTLTGKRYELVETLRKRKVDILCVQETRWKGRGAVKTNGYKLWFSGSRVARNGVGIIIGPPYNENVVDVDRRSDRIMSVRLVIQEVTYTVISAYAPHAGLGEAKKRHFWESLD; from the coding sequence ATAAGATAGACTCTAGACTGTATCATGGTTACTTAAGATCATGTCCTCCTAGTTCTGGGGCGGGTAGGTTTATAGGGCCTAGAAGCGGCAATAGGATAGCGAAGCCGGTTAGAATTAGAGTGGGTAGTTGGAATGTGGGTACTTTAACCGGAAAACGATATGAACTTGTTGAGACTTTACGTAAACGTAAAGTGGACATTTTGTGTGTCCAGGAGACTAGATGGAAGGGTCGAGGGGCGGTCAAGACCAATGGCTACAAGTTGTGGTTCTCGGGATCGAGAGTAGCTAGAAACGGGGTTGGAATCATTATAGGACCACCCTATAATGAGAATGTTGTGGATGTAGACCGACGgagcgataggattatgtcggttaggtTAGTTATCCAGGAGGTGACTTACACGGTCATTAGTGCATACGCACCTCATGCGGGCCTTGGAGAAGCTAAAAAGAGACACTTCTGGGAATCGCTAGACTAG